In the genome of Raphanus sativus cultivar WK10039 chromosome 4, ASM80110v3, whole genome shotgun sequence, one region contains:
- the LOC108832987 gene encoding pentatricopeptide repeat-containing protein At1g73710, giving the protein MLHPNSSCSSSSFLTSRSRVSPPLPLSLPWNLSPKRFHLHCSSSSTRCSKPNNPSSRNRRYGGVIPSILRSLDSSSSTSDIETTLASLSLSLSPKEQTVLLKEQTRWDKTLRLFKLFQSHKSYTPNVIHYNILLRSLGRACRWDELRLCWIDMSRTRVLPTNTTYSTLVDVYGKAGLVKEALLWVKHMDQRTMLFPDEVTMATVVRVLKNSNHFDVADTFFKAWRDGRIVLDFDSLSNLDSDSSPVSLKEFLSMELFKVGARRTSTTKIDSPSSPRKPRLTSTYNALIDLYGKAGRLEDAAALFSEMLKSGVAVDTVTFNTMIHICGSHGRLCEAESLLKKMEEKGVKADTKTYNILLSLHADAGDIEAALRYYRKILFPDTVTHRAVLHVLCRRRMVKEAEDVLEEMDRNSIRIDEHSVPVVMRMYVDEGMIGQAKALLERVQLDCVLSSTTLAAVIDVYAERGLWVEAEAVFYGKRDVNDVLEYNVMIKAYGMAKLHEKALCLFKGMKKQGTWPDECTYNSIVQMLSGVDLVDEAQRVLAEMMDSDCKPSCKTFSSLIASYVRLGLLSDAVDVYEGMRKAGVEPNEVVYGSLVNGFAESGMVEEAIHYFRAMEENGVQSNNIVLTSLIKAYSKVGCLEEARRVYDKMKKDSETGPDVAASNSMLSLCADLGMVSEAETIFNELRGKGTCDVITFATMMYLYKGMGMLDEAIEVAEEMRESGLLNDCASFNQVMACYAADGQLRECCELFREMLVERKLSLDWGTYKTLFTLLKKGGVPREAVAQLQDAYDEGKPLVTSAIAATLFSAMGLHAYAVESCREVTRDDGDIPLEHYAYNAVIYGYGAAGDTDMALKAYMRMQEKGLKPDMVTQVYLVGVYGKAGMVEGVKRVHSWITFGEIEANQSLFRAVREAYVSANRQDLADVVKKEMSIAFEEGKEEEEEEEYSSGSGEEEDESEEDEAF; this is encoded by the coding sequence ATGCTTCATCCAAATAGTTCTTGTTCCTCTTCCTCCTTCCTCACTTCCCGATCTAGAGTCTCTCCTCCTCTTCCACTTTCACTTCCTTGGAACTTGTCTCCTAAGCGGTTTCATCTTCACTGCTCCTCCTCTTCTACAAGATGCTCTAAACCCAACAACCCTAGCTCTCGTAACCGCCGTTACGGCGGCGTAATCCCTTCAATCCTCCGCTCTCTCGACTCCTCCTCCTCAACCTCCGACATCGAAACAACCCTCgcctccctctccctctccctctcccccAAAGAACAAACCGTCCTCCTCAAGGAACAAACCCGCTGGGATAAAACCCTCCGCCTCTTCAAACTCTTCCAATCCCACAAATCCTACACCCCAAACGTCATCCACTACAACATCCTCCTCCGCTCCCTAGGCAGAGCCTGTAGATGGGACGAGCTCCGCCTCTGCTGGATCGACATGTCTCGCACCCGCGTCCTCCCCACCAACACCACCTACTCCACCCTCGTCGACGTCTACGGCAAAGCCGGCCTCGTAAAGGAAGCTCTTTTATGGGTCAAGCACATGGACCAGAGGACGATGCTTTTCCCCGACGAAGTCACCATGGCCACCGTCGTCAGAGTCTTGAAAAACTCCAACCACTTCGACGTCGCTGACACCTTCTTTAAAGCCTGGCGCGACGGTCGTATCGTTCTTGATTTCGATTCTTTGAGTAATCTTGATTCCGATTCCTCTCCTGTCAGCCTCAAGGAGTTCTTGTCTATGGAGCTGTTCAAAGTCGGTGCCAGGAGGACGAGCACTACCAAAATCGACTCTCCTTCTTCTCCGAGGAAACCGAGGTTGACTTCTACTTACAATGCTTTGATTGATTTGTATGGCAAGGCGGGGAGGTTAGAGGACGCGGCTGCTCTCTTCTCCGAGATGCTGAAGTCCGGTGTCGCGGTTGATACGGTGACGTTTAACACGATGATTCATATCTGCGGGAGTCACGGGCGTTTGTGTGAGGCTGAGTCTTTGTTAAAGAAGATGGAGGAGAAAGGGGTGAAGGCTGATACCAAGACTTATAatattcttctctctctccacGCTGATGCTGGTGACATTGAAGCGGCGCTTAGATACTATAGAAAGATACTGTTTCCTGATACCGTGACTCACCGAGCGGTTCTTCATGTTTTGTGTCGAAGGAGAATGGTTAAGGAAGCTGAGGATGTGTTGGAGGAGATGGATAGGAATAGTATTCGTATCGATGAGCACTCTGTGCCCGTTGTTATGCGGATGTACGTTGATGAAGGGATGATAGGACAGGCCAAAGCTCTGTTGGAGAGGGTTCAGTTAGACTGCGTGCTTTCGTCGACGACGCTTGCAGCTGTTATAGATGTTTACGCTGAAAGAGGGTTGTGGGTTGAAGCGGAGGCTGTGTTCTACGGGAAGAGAGACGTGAACGATGTTCTGGAGTATAATGTGATGATTAAAGCTTATGGTATGGCGAAACTTCACGAGAAAGCGCTTTGTTTATTTAAAGGGATGAAGAAGCAAGGGACATGGCCTGATGAGTGCACTTACAACTCTATTGTGCAGATGCTTTCCGGGGTTGACTTGGTGGATGAAGCTCAGAGGGTGTTGGCAGAGATGATGGATTCGGATTGTAAACCGAGTTGCAAGACGTTTTCTTCTTTGATTGCTAGCTATGTGCGGCTTGGACTCTTGTCTGACGCGGTTGATGTCTACGAGGGGATGAGGAAAGCGGGTGTGGAACCAAACGAGGTTGTTTACGGTTCGTTGGTTAATGGATTCGCTGAGAGTGGTATGGTGGAAGAAGCGATTCACTACTTTAGAGCGATGGAAGAGAATGGTGTACAGTCTAATAATATCGTTCTGACGTCTCTCATCAAGGCTTATAGCAAAGTAGGGTGTCTGGAAGAAGCGAGGAGGGTTTACGACAAGATGAAGAAGGACTCAGAAACTGGTCCAGACGTGGCTGCTTCGAACAGCATGCTGAGTTTGTGCGCAGATCTCGGGATGGTCTCCGAAGCAGAAACCATTTTCAACGAGCTGAGAGGGAAAGGGACATGCGATGTGATCACGTTCGCTACGATGATGTATTTGTACAAAGGGATGGGGATGCTTGATGAGGCTATTGAAGTGGCTGAAGAGATGAGAGAGTCAGGTCTGCTAAACGACTGCGCTTCGTTCAACCAGGTCATGGCTTGCTACGCAGCCGACGGGCAGCTGCGCGAGTGCTGCGAGCTGTTCCGCGAGATGCTCGTGGAGAGGAAGCTCTCGCTGGACTGGGGAACGTACAAGACGCTCTTCACTCTGCTGAAGAAAGGAGGCGTGCCGAGGGAAGCCGTGGCGCAGCTGCAAGACGCTTACGACGAAGGTAAACCGCTTGTTACATCAGCGATCGCCGCGACGCTGTTCTCGGCCATGGGGTTGCACGCGTACGCGGTGGAGTCGTGCCGAGAGGTTACGAGAGATGATGGTGATATCCCTCTGGAGCATTACGCGTACAATGCGGTTATATATGGTTACGGTGCGGCGGGGGATACGGACATGGCGTTGAAGGCTTATATGAGGATGCAGGAGAAGGGGTTGAAACCGGATATGGTGACGCAGGTGTACCTTGTTGGGGTGTATGGGAAAGCGGGGATGGTGGAGGGTGTGAAGAGGGTGCATAGCTGGATTACGTTTGGGGAGATTGAAGCGAACCAGTCGTTGTTTAGAGCGGTGAGGGAGGCTTATGTGAGTGCGAATAGGCAGGATTTGGCTGATGTGGTGAAGAAAGAGATGAGCATTGCTTTTGAAGAGGgtaaagaggaggaggaggaggaggagtatAGTTCGGGatctggagaagaagaagatgaatccGAAGAAGACGAGGCGTTTTGA
- the LOC130510468 gene encoding uncharacterized protein LOC130510468 — protein sequence MSFLFVFFPGHNNNDSPSPSTATATTLFRSRSSRLLLSKAQSTISICILLLLLTLFLFTLSTFEPSSSVFPTVSPRRFLLSRDVAGARRPLNHRFALQGMGALFMRGTKSMHDLIVAHIASDTTERDLRLFVRLLHRSGATSRSDVVLLFSNNSQRFNRLIEEENNSFSKLVNLYRNSNQTDSVWSRFTRNQSKKDASEPIWGKKTHRANNNETESNELTHGSVVGFDVAELDPENSLSGFMDHDVPIALRRWACYPMLLGRVRRDFKHVMLVNAKTSLFLGDPFTRVRNRSPESVLFFKHGNNKINPAVIIGGAKGIRRLSSAMHTEIARATMQQQQRKRKSSVSESGVLSQLVGNVHMTKGFEVVGPSEVIAEASSLAELRTRNSAAALSLNKSNDIVQRGNSNHLDITATIMKRVCSSELDAYVYSYC from the coding sequence ATGAGTttcctcttcgtcttcttcccTGGCCACAACAACAACGACTCTCCTTCTCCGTCAACGGCAACGGCAACGACTCTCTTCCGCTCCAGATCTTCCCGTCTCCTCCTCTCCAAAGCCCAATCCACAATCTCAATCtgcatcctcctcctcctcctcaccctcttcctcttcactcTCTCAACCTTCGAACCTTCCTCCTCCGTCTTCCCCACCGTCTCTCCCCGTCGATTCCTCCTCTCCCGCGACGTCGCCGGAGCTCGCCGTCCCCTCAACCACCGCTTCGCTCTCCAGGGGATGGGCGCTCTGTTCATGAGAGGAACCAAGAGCATGCACGACCTGATCGTCGCTCATATCGCTTCCGATACGACGGAGCGAGATCTCCGCCTCTTCGTCCGGTTGCTTCACCGCTCCGGAGCCACTTCCCGATCCGACGTCGTTTTGCTATTCAGTAATAATTCTCAGAGATTCAACCGTTTGATCGAAGAAGAGAACAACTCGTTCTCGAAACTCGTTAATCTGTACCGGAACTCGAATCAAACCGACTCGGTTTGGTCCCGGTTTACGAGGAACCAATCGAAGAAGGACGCGTCTGAGCCTATCTGGGGGAAGAAGACACACCGAGCTAATAATAACGAGACCGAGTCAAACGAGTTGACTCACGGCTCGGTCGTGGGCTTCGACGTGGCCGAGCTGGACCCGGAAAACTCGCTATCGGGCTTCATGGACCACGACGTCCCGATTGCCTTGAGGAGATGGGCCTGTTACCCAATGCTTCTCGGACGAGTCAGACGCGACTTCAAGCACGTGATGCTCGTCAACGCGAAGACCTCACTGTTCCTCGGCGACCCGTTTACCCGGGTTCGTAACCGGAGCCCCGAGTCAGTCCTCTTCTTCAAACACGGTAATAACAAGATTAACCCGGCGGTTATCATCGGTGGAGCGAAAGGGATCAGGAGGCTATCGAGCGCCATGCACACCGAGATCGCGAGAGCGACgatgcagcagcagcagcgcAAGAGAAAAAGCTCGGTGTCGGAATCGGGAGTGCTGAGTCAGCTCGTTGGGAATGTTCATATGACGAAGGGCTTTGAGGTGGTTGGTCCGAGTGAGGTGATTGCGGAAGCGAGCTCGCTCGCTGAGCTGAGGACGAGAAACTCTGCGGCGGCTTTGTCGTTGAATAAGAGTAATGATATAGTACAACGCGGTAATAGTAATCATTTGGACATTACGGCGACTATTATGAAACGTGTTTGTTCGTCTGAGTTGGATGCTTATGTTTATAGTTACTGTTAG